In the genome of Rhodamnia argentea isolate NSW1041297 chromosome 3, ASM2092103v1, whole genome shotgun sequence, one region contains:
- the LOC115754667 gene encoding ethylene-responsive transcription factor CRF2-like isoform X2, which translates to MMPPIKFTEHCTHTKLARPDHLNSPKSRPEMNPRVLRISYTDADATDSSSDEEAELLPRRRIKKFVHEIALQSGSDGDASAWKVKAKRHKPSGKSAVPVGRRDLKVSAGCGGGKKFRGVRQRPWGKWAAEIRDPTRGVRLWLGTYETAEEAAMVYDNAAIQLRGPDAFTNFSTPPQSAQFIPPLPKNSIRLPLPRPAAAATATATVSSSSSASGADSSRLVSSPTSVLRGVSSEESCVSEDFSEASHRSPFDLHLPDDIFDFQSCSSGLFDAFSSFGDGVLMDNYTQDDLLANLGDDLGLGFGFSNWNFNDHFPDIGDIFGSDPVVAM; encoded by the exons ATGATGCCTCCTATCAAGTTCACTGAACACTGCACTCACACCAAGCTCGCGAGACCCGACCATCTCAATAGCCCGAAAAGCCGACCCGAAATGAACCCCAGAGTCCTCAGGATATCGTACACGGACGCTGACGCCACGGACTCCTCCAGCGACGAAGAGGCTGAACTGCTCCCCCGCCGGCGAATCAAGAAGTTCGTTCACGAGATTGCTCTGCAGTCCGGTAGCGATGGAGACGCCAGCGCTTGGAAAGTGAAGGCCAAACGGCACAAGCCCTCCGGGAAGTCCGCGGTTCCAGTCGGTCGCCGCGACTTGAAGGTGTCCGCTGGCTGCGGCGGCGGGAAGAAATTCCGGGGCGTGAGGCAGAGGCCATGGGGAAAATGGGCGGCGGAGATTCGAGACCCGACGCGAGGCGTGCGGCTGTGGCTGGGAACTTACGAAACGGCCGAAGAGGCGGCCATGGTCTACGACAACGCCGCGATACAGCTGCGCGGACCTGACGCGTTCACCAACTTTTCTACGCCGCCGCAGTCAGCACAATTTATTCCGCCGCTGCCGAAGAACAGTATCCGCCTCCCTCTGCCACGGCCTGCAGctgcggcgacggcgacggcgacggtgaGCAGCTCGAGCTCAGCGTCCGGCGCGGACTCGTCCCGCCTCGTCTCTTCTCCAACATCAGTGCTGCGGGGCGTCTCCAGTGAGGAA TCGTGCGTGTCCGAGGATTTCTCGGAGGCCTCCCACCGCTCGCCGTTCGATTTACATTTGCCGGACGACATCTTCGATTTCCAGAGCTGCAGCTCGGGCCTATTCGACGCGTTCTCCAGCTTCGGCGACGGAGTTCTGATGGACAACTACACTCAGGACGATTTGTTAGCTAACCTCGGCGATGATTTGGGGCTCGGGTTCGGGTTCTCGAATTGGAACTTCAACGATCATTTTCCCGACATTGGGGATATATTCGGGTCGGATCCTGTTGTCGCCATGTGA
- the LOC115754667 gene encoding ethylene-responsive transcription factor CRF2-like isoform X1 — protein MMPPIKFTEHCTHTKLARPDHLNSPKSRPEMNPRVLRISYTDADATDSSSDEEAELLPRRRIKKFVHEIALQSGSDGDASAWKVKAKRHKPSGKSAVPVGRRDLKVSAGCGGGKKFRGVRQRPWGKWAAEIRDPTRGVRLWLGTYETAEEAAMVYDNAAIQLRGPDAFTNFSTPPQSAQFIPPLPKNSIRLPLPRPAAAATATATVSSSSSASGADSSRLVSSPTSVLRGVSSEEADSPIDATKESCVSEDFSEASHRSPFDLHLPDDIFDFQSCSSGLFDAFSSFGDGVLMDNYTQDDLLANLGDDLGLGFGFSNWNFNDHFPDIGDIFGSDPVVAM, from the coding sequence ATGATGCCTCCTATCAAGTTCACTGAACACTGCACTCACACCAAGCTCGCGAGACCCGACCATCTCAATAGCCCGAAAAGCCGACCCGAAATGAACCCCAGAGTCCTCAGGATATCGTACACGGACGCTGACGCCACGGACTCCTCCAGCGACGAAGAGGCTGAACTGCTCCCCCGCCGGCGAATCAAGAAGTTCGTTCACGAGATTGCTCTGCAGTCCGGTAGCGATGGAGACGCCAGCGCTTGGAAAGTGAAGGCCAAACGGCACAAGCCCTCCGGGAAGTCCGCGGTTCCAGTCGGTCGCCGCGACTTGAAGGTGTCCGCTGGCTGCGGCGGCGGGAAGAAATTCCGGGGCGTGAGGCAGAGGCCATGGGGAAAATGGGCGGCGGAGATTCGAGACCCGACGCGAGGCGTGCGGCTGTGGCTGGGAACTTACGAAACGGCCGAAGAGGCGGCCATGGTCTACGACAACGCCGCGATACAGCTGCGCGGACCTGACGCGTTCACCAACTTTTCTACGCCGCCGCAGTCAGCACAATTTATTCCGCCGCTGCCGAAGAACAGTATCCGCCTCCCTCTGCCACGGCCTGCAGctgcggcgacggcgacggcgacggtgaGCAGCTCGAGCTCAGCGTCCGGCGCGGACTCGTCCCGCCTCGTCTCTTCTCCAACATCAGTGCTGCGGGGCGTCTCCAGTGAGGAAGCCGATTCACCAATCGACGCAACGAAGGAGTCGTGCGTGTCCGAGGATTTCTCGGAGGCCTCCCACCGCTCGCCGTTCGATTTACATTTGCCGGACGACATCTTCGATTTCCAGAGCTGCAGCTCGGGCCTATTCGACGCGTTCTCCAGCTTCGGCGACGGAGTTCTGATGGACAACTACACTCAGGACGATTTGTTAGCTAACCTCGGCGATGATTTGGGGCTCGGGTTCGGGTTCTCGAATTGGAACTTCAACGATCATTTTCCCGACATTGGGGATATATTCGGGTCGGATCCTGTTGTCGCCATGTGA